The genomic window CGATGTTGCCCAACCAGGCAACGAGGCTTGCAAGGAGGGTGCTCTTCCCTGCGGCGATTCCGCCGGCAAGCAGGACCAGTCCCCGGAGGGCGCCCAAATGGCGAAGAGGGGGAGGAGCGGCCCGCGGGCTGAACGGGGGAGGAGGAAGGAGGGGGAAGAGGATCATGCCGGCTGGCGGCTTTCCCGCGGAGAAGCGACCGCGAAAGAGGATGCCGCCGGGGCCCGGGTAGCATGGGATCCGGCCGCTCCCTACGCGCTCTGCTGCGCTCCAGTCATCTCTCCGGGCCAGGGATTGTAACCAACGGTTCGCTTGCTCGGGAGAAACGGGAGGGAAGGGCAAGGGGCCGAGCTTCCCGTTCACCCGCGCCGCAGGCGCCTCGCCCCCGAAGAGATGAACGGCGGTCGCTCCGTTCGCAAGAGCCGATGCGAGAATCTTGTGGAGATCGTTCACAAAACGCCAGGATAGTCGGGTGCGTGCATCCTCGCTACCCATCGCGGTCGATATCGAGCGCGCGCATAGGCCGCCTCCATCGTGATGCGGCTCTCTTGAAACAACCGCCACAGAGAGTCGTCGATCGGCTGAAAATGCCTTCCTTCGCCGACGTCGAGAACGCTCTCGATCCGCTCCGGCCTCGCGCTCGTCAAGGAAGCCGCGGCCGCCGGAACGTTCCGGAAGAGCTCGGTCGCGGCCACGCGCTCCTTGCCGGTGGCTCCAGGGACCAGCTCGAGCGCGATGATGGCCCGCAGCGTTCGAACGAGCAAGGAGCGGCTCGCCTCTTGGGGCATCTCAGCGCAGAGGCTCCGCAGTACCTCCGCCACCCCGCGAAGGCCGAGGGTCGCCATTACCAGCGCACCGCTGCGAGCCGTCTCCTCCACCAATAGCGGGAGAGTGCTCGGGCCTACGGAGACATCCAGAAGCAAGACGTCCGGATCCATGGCAAAGGCTGCGCGAAGCACTTCATCCCTCTCTCCGTGGAGCTCGGCGAAGGCGATGCGGACGGGTCGAGGTGGGTCGTCCTCCCAAGCGTGCTCCGGCAGATCCTCCAGAATGACGACCCGCCCGGGCCTCGAACGGCGGACTTGCCGGGCGAGTGCGGCAAGGAGCGTTGATTTTCCTTGGCCGGAGCCGCCGGCCACGAGGATCAGCCCCGAGGGAATCGTTGCCAACGGCATGGCTTCTTCCATTCCGAGATCGCGTAGCTCGGGTGCATGAGGAAAAAGGAGGCGAAAGCTAAGAAAATAGCCGGTTGCATCCCGGCCCACGGTCAGCCGGGTACGCAGCCGACCTCCGGCGTACGGGAGGGAAGCCCACCCCTGTCGGGCCAGCGCTTCTCTGCCGCAG from Methylacidimicrobium sp. B4 includes these protein-coding regions:
- a CDS encoding ATPase, T2SS/T4P/T4SS family — its product is MPTVEDSGNERILATAIGHRWLEEARLPAIRAALATLPEANAADLLHEQGLIDSTQRAWLRRQETSEPHGAPGEPFVDQCLREAALQGCSDLHLAPNHPPLCRRQGRLRSLGGGWSALSVRHIAEIVERTLPACGREALARQGWASLPYAGGRLRTRLTVGRDATGYFLSFRLLFPHAPELRDLGMEEAMPLATIPSGLILVAGGSGQGKSTLLAALARQVRRSRPGRVVILEDLPEHAWEDDPPRPVRIAFAELHGERDEVLRAAFAMDPDVLLLDVSVGPSTLPLLVEETARSGALVMATLGLRGVAEVLRSLCAEMPQEASRSLLVRTLRAIIALELVPGATGKERVAATELFRNVPAAAASLTSARPERIESVLDVGEGRHFQPIDDSLWRLFQESRITMEAAYARARYRPRWVARMHAPDYPGVL